The Desulfobulbaceae bacterium region TCTTTGACTCCTACCCGCCAATCAAAGACCGCCGCAAAACCCTTGAACAGGTCATGTCCCACCTCTTCATGCCCATGTTTTATACGTCACTGACCTCATCGGCCGGTTTTGCCTCTCTGGCCCTGACCCCTATTCCACCGGTACAGGCTTTTGGGATTTATGTGGCAATCGGCATTGTCCTTGCCTGGCTCTTCACTATTTTAGTTGTTCCGGCCTATATCATGCTCATGCCGGAAGCAAGCCTGCAGGGCTTCGGGGCAGCTGCCCACAAATCTGGTGACGGCCATGAATCTCTACTGTCACGCTTTTTGGTTAAAGCCGGTCAAACAACCTACACCAAGGCAAAGGGTATTGCCCTCTGCACAGTTATCGCTCTGCTCGTAAGTGGTTACGGAATAAGCCTGATCCAGATCAACGATAACCCGGTGCACTGGTTCACGTCAAAACACCCCATCCGGATCGCCGACAAAGTCCTCAACTCCCATTTTGGCGGAACCTACGAAGCCTTTCTTGTCCTTGAAGCAGAAAAGGTTAGCCTGTCGACAGAGCAGGCTGCCCAGCAGATTCGAAACTCCTTTGCCGCAACAGCCAAACAGTATGACGCCTCGCCACAAGCACTCGCCAAAGCCTTAACACTTATCACTAGTGCCCAACAGGATTCTCAAACCAGCGTTCAGCTTTTTGACAAAGTCTCTGATTCGGTCGAATACCAGTTAGATACAGCGGCAGACGACAGCTTTGAGATCTGGGCTGAATTTCTGGCAGGGATTGACCAACTCAAAAACCAGGACCAAATTTTCAAACGTCCTGATGTCCTGGACTATATTGAATCGTTACAAAAGGAACTGCTTCGCTCCGGTGTGGTAGGTAAAAGCAACTCCCTAACTGATGTTGTCAAAAAAATCCACCAGGAACTCTTTGAATCAAACCCGGAGCGATTT contains the following coding sequences:
- a CDS encoding MMPL family transporter, whose translation is FDSYPPIKDRRKTLEQVMSHLFMPMFYTSLTSSAGFASLALTPIPPVQAFGIYVAIGIVLAWLFTILVVPAYIMLMPEASLQGFGAAAHKSGDGHESLLSRFLVKAGQTTYTKAKGIALCTVIALLVSGYGISLIQINDNPVHWFTSKHPIRIADKVLNSHFGGTYEAFLVLEAEKVSLSTEQAAQQIRNSFAATAKQYDASPQALAKALTLITSAQQDSQTSVQLFDKVSDSVEYQLDTAADDSFEIWAEFLAGIDQLKNQDQIFKRPDVLDYIESLQKELLRSGVVGKSNSLTDVVKKIHQELFESNPERFRVPDTSNAVAQCLISFQNSHKPNDLWHLVTPDYRMTNIWVQLKKGDNQIMEQVVSQIEHFFQENPPPVPLTHNWAGLTYLNVEWQDKMVSGMRDSFFSSFVIVFIMMAFLFRSPLWGLLAMIPLTVTIVVIYGFIGLIGKDYDMPVAVLSSLALGLAVDFAIHFLERTKTTYAAKGNWPDTIQTMFEEPARAISRNVIVIAVGFIPLLAAPLVPYQTVGILLAIAISFASCCLIAFGVCSLSRKISRFAVLIPSSWAVTYATLLALVRLSTKNRSLSLTTDSSPCIAFLSASLNRDFLCILFQ